A window of the Cannabis sativa cultivar Pink pepper isolate KNU-18-1 chromosome X, ASM2916894v1, whole genome shotgun sequence genome harbors these coding sequences:
- the LOC115713077 gene encoding G-type lectin S-receptor-like serine/threonine-protein kinase LECRK3 yields the protein MASIYFLMLLLITAKFSISTAQEKISLGSSLSPNTNNSHWLSSSGLFAFGFYKTQSNGFAVGIWYEKLNQKTVVWTANPDDPPLSHDVTLLFSDNGSIVLQDKKGVVKAIIANSSQPAATASMLDSGNFVLYNLDSTIAWQSFDHQADTLLPGQPLLPGNQLVSADKRFRLAMQGDGKLVQYPAASPSRPFFSYWESNINNKTGNNVSLNLDLDGHLYLLNATDQNTQTIFGDGKTFNEQVLYRLKLDVDGILRLYSHSSVDTNSGWGVKWASVGNKCAPIGLCGLNSYCVLTDQDGEQDCACPPGFDFVDKQSRNLGCQRNTSIDCIAQSQNDHHNHDEDSHFSFVELDGIVWSNDDSYSANTAINKSACKDECLKDCNCQAVLFRKNNNRCVKLTTPLRYSRIRREDLLTTIIKVRTTSFSGKDRANDHHQQAVKSGIFITGMVVSSLGIIGLVISGVLIYRFRTLYYQRIGNLDHDKFLDDVSLRPYTFGELEKATNGFKDQVGRGAFGTVFKGVITSNSWRTSKVVAIKRLERVIADGEREFRNEMTVIGKTHHRNLVKLHGYCHEGSNRLLVYEYMKNGSLADFLFNSKTRKPNWEERIGIALDIAKGIVYLHEECETQIIHCDIKPENILMDDQNSAKIADFGLAKLLMPDQTRTYTGLRGTRGYLAPEWHRNMAITVKADVYSFGIMVLEIVCCRRSMQMDVPEEKVVLANWVYECFMYGQLERLVKEDDDEDDRVEMSEVEKMVKLGLWCIQENSTLRPTMKKVCLMLEGIIDIPAPPNPISYSG from the coding sequence ATGGCTTCAATCTATTTTTTGATGCTGCTTCTGATTACTGCTAAGTTCTCTATATCAACAGCTCAAGAAAAGATCAGCCTAGGCTCTTCTCTCTCTCCCAATACCAATAATTCACATTGGTTATCAAGTTCTGGCCTCTTTGCATTTGGCTTCTACAAAACACAAAGCAATGGTTTTGCAGTTGGAATCTGGTATGAAAAACTGAATCAGAAGACAGTTGTATGGACAGCGAACCCGGATGATCCCCCATTGTCCCATGATGTTACACTGCTTTTCAGCGATAATGGTTCGATTGTCTTGCAAGATAAGAAAGGTGTAGTAAAAGCCATCATTGCCAATTCCTCTCAGCCTGCAGCAACAGCTTCCATGCTCGATTCGGGCAATTTTGTTCTCTACAACTTGGATTCGACGATCGCATGGCAGAGTTTCGATCATCAAGCAGATACCCTTTTGCCAGGACAGCCTCTGCTTCCAGGAAATCAACTCGTTTCAGCTGATAAAAGGTTCCGGCTTGCTATGCAAGGAGATGGGAAATTGGTCCAATACCCTGCAGCAAGTCCAAGCAGACCCTTTTTTAGTTATTGGGAAAGTAACATCAACAATAAAACAGGTAACAATGTGAGTCTTAATCTTGATCTTGATGGTCATCTTTACCTTCTCAATGCCACTGATCAAAATACACAAACGATTTTTGGTGATGGGAAAACTTTCAATGAGCAAGTTTTGTATCGGTTGAAGCTAGATGTAGATGGAATACTAAGATTGTATTCTCATAGTTCAGTTGATACAAACAGTGGTTGGGGTGTCAAGTGGGCTTCGGTTGGAAACAAGTGTGCCCCAATTGGACTATGTGGCTTGAATTCCTATTGTGTTCTTACAGATCAAGATGGAGAACAAGATTGTGCATGCCCACCGGGCTTTGATTTTGTCGATAAGCAAAGTAGAAACTTAGGCTGCCAGAGAAATACAAGCATAGATTGCATTGCTCAGAGCCAAAATGATCATCATAATCATGATGAAGATTcccatttttcttttgttgagcTTGATGGGATTGTGTGGAGCAATGATGACTCGTATTCTGCTAATACAGCGATCAACAAGTCAGCTTGCAAAGATGAATGCTTAAAGGACTGTAATTGCCAAGCTGTTCTGTTCCGAAAAAACAACAATAGGTGTGTTAAACTAACAACACCATTGAGATATTCAAGAATCAGGAGAGAAGACCTCCTTACAACCATTATCAAAGTCCGTACAACAAGTTTTAGTGGCAAGGATAGAGCCAATGATCATCATCAACAAGCAGTTAAAAGTGGAATCTTTATTACTGGCATGGTAGTTTCGAGTTTGGGAATCATTGGCTTAGTAATTTCGGGTGTTCTTATCTACAGATTCCGTACTTTGTATTACCAAAGGATTGGGAATCTAGATCATGATAAGTTTCTTGATGATGTCTCTCTTAGACCATACACGTTTGGTGAGCTAGAAAAGGCCACAAATGGTTTCAAAGATCAAGTGGGAAGAGGCGCATTCGGAACAGTTTTCAAAGGAGTGATTACATCAAACAGTTGGAGGACTAGTAAAGTTGTGGCTATTAAGAGACTAGAGAGAGTAATCGCGGACGGAGAACGAGAGTTCAGAAATGAAATGACAGTAATAGGAAAAACCCATCACAGAAACTTGGTCAAACTCCATGGTTACTGTCATGAAGGATCAAACAGGCTGCTGGTTTATGAGTACATGAAAAATGGTTCTTTAGCTGACTTTCTCTTTAATTCCAAGACAAGAAAGCCTAATTGGGAAGAAAGAATTGGAATAGCATTAGATATAGCTAAAGGTATAGTTTACTTACATGAAGAATGTGAAACTCAGATAATCCACTGTGATATCAAACCCGAAAACATACTAATGGACGATCAAAACTCGGCGAAGATAGCAGATTTCGGGCTGGCTAAACTACTTATGCCTGATCAAACCAGAACTTATACTGGTTTGAGAGGAACAAGAGGGTATCTGGCACCTGAATGGCATCGAAATATGGCGATAACAGTGAAAGCAGATGTTTATAGCTTTGGAATCATGGTTTTGGAGATTGTTTGCTGTAGAAGGAGTATGCAAATGGATGTTCCCGAAGAAAAAGTTGTTCTTGCCAATTGGGTTTATGAGTGTTTCATGTATGGTCAACTAGAAAGACTGGTaaaagaagatgatgatgaagatgatcgTGTAGAGATGAGTGAAGTGGAGAAAATGGTTAAGTTGGGACTTTGGTGCATTCAAGAGAATTCAACTTTGAGACCTACCATGAAGAAAGTTTGTCTTATGTTGGAAGGCATTATAGACATTCCTGCTCCTCCTAATCCAATCTCATATTCTGGTTAG
- the LOC115713085 gene encoding putative methyltransferase At1g22800, mitochondrial — protein sequence MGGFNNLFHTFSLLTRTQRNSLRSISSSSSSRSFCTDNGADGLQNSRVKIFDRDLKRKQRDRATWLMGQTQNDSFVDAVVENVLDRLEDCKKLFPTTLCLGGSILPIRRLLRGRGGIEKLIMMDTSYDMVKLCKDAELDDAHNEKIETSFIVGDEEFLPVKENSLDLVISCLGLHWTNDLPGAMIQSRLALKPDGLFLGAILGGETLKELRIACTVAQMEREGGISPRISPLAQVRDAGNLLTRAGFTLPGVDVDEYVVKYESALELIEHLRTMGETNALVQRNKLLKRETALATAAIYESMFGAEDGSVPATYQVIYMTGWKEHESQPRAKRRGSATVSFNDIKKQFGNT from the exons ATGGGAGGCTTCAACAACTTGTTTCACACATTCTCATTGCTTACGAGGACACAAAGAAATTCTCTTCGCTccatatcatcatcatcatcgtctAGATCATTTTGTACTGACAATGGTGCTGATGGCCTTCAGAACTCTAGGGTTAAAATCTTCGACCGGGACCTCAAACGCAAACAA CGTGATCGAGCTACATGGTTGATGGGTCAGACTCAAAATGACTCCTTTGTAGATGCTGTTGTTGAGAATGTATTGGATCGTTTGGAG GACTGCAAAAAATTATTTCCTACTACATTATGCTTAGGGGGTTCAATACTGCCTATCAGGCGTTTGTTACGTGGCCGAG gtGGAATTGAGAAGCTTATTATGATGGATACATCGTATGACATGGTGAAATTGTGTAAAGATGCTGAGCTTGATGATGCACATAATGAAAAGATTGAGACCTCCTTCATTGTTGGTGATGAGGAATTTTTACCTGTTAAAGAAAA CTCTCTAGATCTTGTAATAAGTTGCTTGGGCCTTCATTGGACTAATGATCTTCCAGGAGCTATGATACAG AGTAGATTGGCTTTGAAGCCTGATGGCCTATTTTTGGGAGCTATTCTTGGAGGAGAAACCTTAAA GGAGCTGAGAATTGCTTGCACAGTGGCACAAATGGAGCGTGAAGGGGGCATCAGTCCAAGAATTTCACCTTTGGCACAA GTGCGAGATGCTGGAAATCTTTTGACCAGAGCAGGTTTTACTCTTCCAGGTGTTGATGTCGATGAATATGTAGTTAAATATGAAAGTG CTCTTGAGCTAATAGAACATTTGCGTACAATGGGAGAAACTAATGCTCTTGTACAAAGAAACAAG CTTCTGAAGAGAGAAACAGCCCTTGCAACTGCAGCTATTTACGAGTCGATGTTTGGTGCAGAAGATGGCTCGGTCCCGGCTACTTATCAG GTGATTTACATGACAGGGTGGAAGGAGCATGAATCTCAACCAAGGGCCAAAAGGAGGGGTTCTGCCACTGTATCTTTCAATGACATTAAGAAGCAGTTTGGAAATACTTGA